A window of Roseiflexus castenholzii DSM 13941 genomic DNA:
ATATGGTGCGGATAGAAATCGCCTGTCTGCCCGGCGTGCAGCACCACATCGGCTTCTGTAATGGTGCGCCCCATGGTGCGACGGTGAAAGCCGATGGCGTAGTCCTCGAAATACTGTTTGTGAGTCATGGCTCAGCACCTGCTCATTGCAAGCCGTACCCGGCAAGAATTATGTTCGCCGACGCGCGGCGCGCCAACCGGCGATGTCAGAACAGCGCCATCGATCCGTATCGGGCGCCGGGTTGTCGCCAGGGTCATTCCGTTGCTGCGCGTCACCTGTTGCACCATCTGCACTGCGGCAAACCCCGGATGCGCCGTAAGCCGATCCCAGTCGAGCACCTCGGCGCACCAGTAGTCCGCCGGTTCCAATCGCGCGAGCCAGTACGCAGTTGGTTGAGTCGCCAGGTGCGCGGCGATCAGCGCTTTGATTTCATCACGCGCGCTGAACCATGTTGCCGGATCGGTGTGCGCCAGCGGCGCTTCGCATCCCAGCAATTCGCCCAATTGCGGGATCGAACCCATCGCCAGCGCCAGATAGCCGTCCGCTGTTGCATAGATGCCATACGGCGCGCCAAGACAGGCATGCGCATTATTGACGGCGCTGCGTTGCGGCAACCGACCGCCATCGTTCAGGTAGGCGGTGAACACCTCGAATTGCAGGTCGAGCGCCGATTCGAGTAGGCTGACTTCGACCAGACCGCCACGCCCGGTGACACCGCGACGTACCAGGCATGCCAGCACCCCCTGCGCCAGGTGCGCACCGGCAAAAATATCGGTGATGGCAAGCCCGAAGGGAAGCGGCGGTTGATCGGCGTCGCCGTTGAGAAACGGCAGTCCGGATCGTGCCTGCGCCAGCAGGTCCTGCCCTGGCAGATCGCGCCGCGGACCGGTTGTGCCATACCCTGTACCAGTGGCATAGACGATACGCGGGTTGATCGCCGCTACCGCCTCGTACCCAAGTCCCACTCGTTCGATGACGCCGGGGCGAAAGTTCTGAATCAGCACATCCGCGCGAGCAATCAGGGCGCATACCCGCTCCAGGTCTTCTGTACGCTTCAGATTGGCGGCGAAGGAGAGTTTGTTCCGGTTGATGGTATGAAACAGTACGCTGTCGCCATCCAGGAACAGATCGGCGATCGCAAGATGACGCCCGGCTTCGCCGCCATCAGGACGTTCGATCTTAATCACGTGCGCACCAAGATCCGCCAGGCGCAGCGCACACGAGGGACCAGCCAGGAACTGACTGAAATCGAGTACGAGCAAGCCATCGAGCGGTCGAGTTTCCATTACACGCCCTTTCAGCGGAACGTTCGCCGGCAAGACAGGCGTGCACCAGCGGCGCCGCGTGGTCCTGGAACCAGGGATATCCCGCGTAGCGTAGTCGCAAGAATGCCGCATCGAGCGTCGGCAGGGTGTCACGGAAGTATCCGTCACCAAGGGCATTGGCGAGATCATCGTTCCAGGCAGCGCAATAACCGGGTTGCCCGCCGCTGGTCACATAGATGCACTGAATGGACGATTCGGCGACGAAACGGGCGAACGCCACGGCAGTAGCGACGTGACGGCATGCATCCGACACCGACAGACCGGCGCCGCCGAGGGTCGAACGCAGGCGTTGGCCGTTGAACGTCACCAGACCGCCGAAGCGTAACCGGTTGGCGGCATACCCGCAGCGCGCATAATTCAGCCGCAGGCGAACGGGCAATAAGCAAGCGTGTCGCTGGTTGCAAGCGCCTCATAAGTCTGGATCGGGTTACGGGTGCAGACACGCCGGATCGCACAGCGCAATCAGCGCGCGCAGATGCTCCAGCGCGGCGATGCCAATTGGACGATCAACCACGCGCCCGACAGTCGTGAATGGCGTTTCCCCCAGCGCAATACAGGTGATAGTCATGCCGGGGTGCAATTCGCCAACGCGCTGCGCAGCTGCGACGAGCGGCACATACCCGCGGGTATGATCCCAGGTGAGACCGGTAAGTTCGACGCTGTGCGATGGATGCTTCATACGCCTGCGTCCTCGCCGGTGGATCCGAGCGCCTGCTGTTTCTCGATGCGCTTCCCGTTGACCAGCGACGCAACCGTCTGCTCACGCTGCATCACGTCGAGCAGGCTGACCACCGTTTGATGCACCTTGTAACGCACCATACACGCCAGAGCATCGGGGTCGCGCCGATGACATGCATCGAGAATCGCCTGAATCTCGAACAGGGACGCACGCGCCCGCTCCGGGAAGGCATACAACTGAAATCGCCGATAGCGCGCGCTCAAATCCCAGAGTTGAGCGATCAACTGCACCAGATGCCGCCGTCCTGCCGCCCGGTAGATCGTGAAATGAAACTCGCGGTGTAGATCGAGAAATGCATCGAAATCATCAATCGTTGCGGTCTGTTCCATTTCGATTTTCAATCGATCAAGGGTTGCCAGGTCCGCGACGGTCAGGCGCGGCGCTGCCAGGCGCGCCGCCAGTTCTTCGAGCGCCTCGCGCACCTGATAAATGTCGAGCAACTCTTCGACCGACAATGACTCGACGAAGACGCCACGGTGGGGAACAATGCGCACCAGCCCGCGCGATTGCAGCCGCGCCAGCGCCTCGCGCAGCGGCACCAGGCTCACGCCGAAACGTCGCGCCAGTTCGTTCTGGTCGAGACGCGATCCTGGCGCCAGTTCGCCGCTCAGGATCATGTCGCGCAGACGTGCCATGACTTGCTCGGTCATGGTGCGTTGGTGAAGATTGCTCATAGCACACTTGTGATCAGCAGAAACGAGGAATGCAAATATTTTATATTATTTTCGTTTGTTCTGTCAAGAGCGTTCATCCCTCCCTTTGGTCGCTGCAAGCGCACCGGGGCAACCTCCTGCGTATGGGAAGATCGCGGGCGATGTGGCGGTCGCGCAAGCGCCGTCCTTGCCGCAATCTGTGCGCCGGCTGCCCATGCTGAGCGTGCGCCGGATGTTCTTTCTTTCTTTGGTACGCGAGGAGTCCAGGCGCTGTCGCTATGAGCAGAGTTGCGAACGAAGCGAGGGGTGGGTCCTGGCAGCGCGCGCAGGATTGGGATGCTTCGCTTCGCTCGGAATGATGATCCGTGCTCTTCGGACCTTAAGCACGGGCAGAACACGCGAGCGAACACCGACCGGCACACCCACTGTGGGACCGTGGGACGGCCACGCGCGACGCCGGTCTCTACGCTTCCGCAGACGGGGCAGGGGGTGAGGGTACAACGGCGCATCCCAACGCCATGCATGCGTGCTGTCCGCCCTTGAACCTTCCGGCAGGGTGCGCCGAATCTTTGCGCCTTTGCGGGTGACGTTCTGGAAGGTATGCACCGCTTTCTTATATGGTTGCGACTTGACATCAGCCATGCCTCGTCGTACACTACGCCCGTGATATATATTTTATTGTAACAAGCGATGTGCGTATGGCAATCACCATCACCCGCGCCGAAGCGCGCGACGTTCGCTTCCCCACTTCCCGCACTCTCGATGGATCGGACGCCATGAACCCCGACCCCGACTACTCGGCGGCATATGTGATTCTCCACACAAACGTCCCTGGTCTGACGGGGCACGGGCTGACCTTTACCATCGGGCGTGGCAATGAATTGTGCGTCGCCGCATGTCAGGTTTTGCTGCCGATGGTGGTGAACCGTTCCCTTGAGTCAATCACTGCTGACATGGGCGCGTTCTGGCATATGATCACCGGCGACAGCCAGTTGCGCTGGATCGGACCGGAGAAGGGCGTGATTCATCTGGCGACTGCCGCCGTGGTCAATGCGGTTTGGGACCTGTGGGCAAAGGTTGAGCAAAAACCGCTCTGGAAGTTGTTGAGCGATATGTCGCCGGAAGAACTGGTGCGCTGCATCGATTTTCGCTACATTTCCGATGCGCTGACGCCTGATGAGGCGCGTGACATTCTGCGCCGCCAGGAGGCGACGCGCGCCAAACGCGAGGCGGAAATGCGCACGCACGGGTTTCCTGCCTATACGACATCGGCGGGTTGGATCGGGTATTCCGACGACAAAGTGCGCCGGTTGTGCCGGGAAGCGATCGATGCCGGGTTCCAGCACATCAAAATGAAGGTTGGACGTGATCTCGATGCCGACCGGCGCCGCGCCCGGTTGATCCGCGAGATCATTGGACCGGATCGCAAATTAATGGCAGATGCCAACCAGGTGTGGGATGTGCCGCAGGCGATTGCCTGGATGCGCGACCTTGCAGAATTCGACCTCTGGTGGATCGAGGAGCCAACCAGCCCCGACGATATTCTGGGTCATGCGGCGATTGCCCGCGCTGTGGCGCCGGTTGGCGTGGCAACCGGCGAGCATGTCCAGAACCGCATTGTCTTCAAACAACTGTTGCAGATGAATGCCATCAATTTCTGTCAGATCGATGCCTGCCGCCTCGGCGGGGTCAACGAGGTGTTGGCGGTTATCCTGATGGCCGCAAAGTTTGGCGTACCGGTCTGCCCGCATGCTGGCGGTGTCGGGTTGTGCGAGTATGTCCAACATCTGTCGATCTGGGATTACATCTGCGTTTCCGCATCGCTGGAGAATCGTGTGATTGAATACGTCGATCATCTGCACGAGCACTTTCTCGATCCGGTTGTCATCCGCAATGCTCGCTACATGCCGCCGCAGACGCCAGGATACAGCATCGAAATGAAACCGGAGTCGCTGGCAATGTATGAGTATCCTCATGGTGCGGCATGGAGCAATCTCGGTTAAGGTGGGAAGGGTGACGGTTCCACATTCGTGAAAAGATGGCAGGTGGGGATGAACGGGTGTGTGTTCTTCCGCAGACATGCCCACAAAAGGTTCAAGGTTGCCCGTTATGGGTATCCTGAAGCACGCCTACCTGCCCAAAAGCGTGTTGCCGGCGATGTGCTGCGTTGCACATCGTCCGTGGAAAGATAAACGAGACAGAGGTTACACGGTTACATGGTTGTTACGGTTGGAAATCTCTCCTGACTCCTGATTCAGTTCCCGGTTCTCAGTCCCCCAGCACAAAGGAGCGACAATGATGTACGAACCAACGCTCGAATCTGTCCGCGCGCACATCGTTCCCGACTGGTTTCACGATGCGAAACTGGGGATTTTCATTCACTGGGGTCTCTACTCCGTCCCCGGATGGGCGCCGACGACAGGACCGCTCCACGATGTCGTGGCGAAAGAAGGCTGGAAAGAATGGTTCAGGCGCAATCCATACGCCGAGTGGTACATGAACTCATTGCGCATTCCCGGCAGCCCGACCGTCGATTACCACGCGCAGCATTTTGGCGCCGATTTTCCATACGAACGTTTCGCCGAGACGTTCAACCGTGAGACGGCAGCGTGGGACCCGGCAGTCTGGGCGGATCTGTTCAAGCGCGCCGGAGCGCAGTACGTTGTGCTGACCACCAAGCACCACGACGGTTTCTTGCTCTGGCCCAGCGCGCGCCCCAATCCGTTCCGCGCAGGGTACCACGCCACACGCGACCTGGTTGGCGATCTGACCAGCGCCGTGCGTGCCGCAGGGCTGCGCATGGGTCTCTATTACTCCGGCGGTCTCGATTGGACGTTCAATGACCGGGTGATCGCCGATATTGTTGACCTCTTCATGGGCGTGCCACAGCAGTTGGAGTACGTCGAGTACGCCAATGCGCACTGGAAGGAATTGATTGATCGCTATCAGCCCAGCATACTCTGGAATGACATCGGCTATCCGGCAGCAGCGAACCTGGTGGAGTTGTTTAGTTTCTACTATAACACTATTCCCGAAGGGGTCATCAACGACCGCTTCACGCAGGCGTCCATCGGCGACGGTCCGCCTGATCCGGCAGCGATCATGCAGGCGCTGGCGCAGGGCATGCTTCCCACACCGCCGCACTTCGACTTCCGCACCCCAGAGTATGCGGTGTTCCCCGACATCAAAGCCGAAAAGTGGGAGTCGTGCCGTGGTTTGGGATACTCGTTCGGCTACAACCGCAACGAAACGGTTGACGATATGCTTTCGCCCGTCAAGTTGATCCGATCATTCGTTGACATCGTCAGCAAGAATGGCAACCTGCTGATCAATGTCGGTCCGATGGGTGACGGAACGATTCCGCCGGAGCAGGCGGAGCGACTCGAAGCGCTCGGCGCGTGGCTCTCGGTCAACGGTGAAGCGATCTACGGTACGCGCCCCTGGACGCGCGCTGAGGGCGTGACCGACAGCGGCATCGGGATGCGATTTACGCGCAAGGGCGACGATCTGTATGCGATCCTCCTTGATACGCCGCAGCAGCCCAACGTCACCCTGCTTGACGTGACCGTTTCTCCAGGATCGCGTGTGATTCTGACCGGTTACGGCGAGATTGCAGCGGCACAGCACGACCACGGTTTGACCATAACCTTGCCTGCGTCGCTCGCCGATGCGCCTGCGCACGCGATCCGCATTGTTGGCGGTGCATCGGCTGCGTCGGGAGGCGGAAGGTAAAGGTAGAGGCGCCTCTCTGCATGGGCGCCCTGCTCCTGCCTGAGCGCCCCCACCCGGCGGTGCGTCGGTCACGTCGAGCGGCAGAAGGTCGAGGCGCATCCGGGTGGGTGCTTTCTTCGGCAATGCGTCGGTCATGCCGAAAGGGAGGGGTGGGGGACTGCCTCCACGCAGCGGCGAGGGCGCTCACGTTTCGCATTGCTTCCAGGAACGCCTTCTGTGCCCGTCAGTCCTATCAGGCTGACACGGAGGGCGCAGACGCGCATTCGTCCTGACGCATCGCCGAACTGGACTCGCACCGGCGAGGGTTCGTGCGCCGAGCGCGAGCGTTTTGGACGTTGAAACCATCTTCTGCGATGCGCCCCCTAGCCGATGACGATGAGCGCTGAATGCATCCCGTCATGCGCTGCCTGTCTGGCAACGAATGTCACAGACCACGGAAAGCAAAGCCTGTCTTCGCAATCTCGACCTGGCGAGAACGGATGCATTGCCCACGAACCTCTTAACCCCTCATTCTCCTGCCTCACGATCCGGGGTATTGAGATCGACCTCGAACGTCACCTCGATCTCCGGGTGCAACGAAGAACGGACGGAGCAGTACCTGTTGAGCGCCAGATCAACCGCGCGTTGCACTTTTTCAAGCGTTGCGCCAGTCGCGGTCACCTGGTAGCGCAGGTGAAGCCAGCGGTAGCGCCACGGCGGATCGGCGTCCTGTTCGCCATCGACGGTGATTGCCAGCCGATGCAGCGTCGCTCGTTGTTTTTTCAGAATTTCGACCAAATCGACGGCGGAGCACGACGCCAGCGCGATGAGCATGGTTTCTGACGGCTTGACCCCCACGCCGCCGCCTGGAGAAAGAACGATGCTGTGGTTTGTGCTATCCACGCCAAGAAACGTTTGGTCGTGAATCCATGTGAGTTCGATGTGTGCCATAATGTCCCCCGTTGGGCCGGTCTGAGACCGGCCCCTGCCGTTGTTGGTGGGGCAGGTCTGAGACCTGCCCCTATCAGAGACCTGCCCCTATCAGAGACCTGCCCCTATCAGAGACCTGTCGTTGTTGGTGGGGCCGGTCTCAGACCTGCCCCTATCTGCCCCTGCGGTTGTTGGTGGGGCAGGTCTCAGACGGACCCCAACGACGGGTGCATCGATTGGTAGACCGTCGTCTCGAATGCCTCGAACAGCGGCAGCGATTTCGTGTCTG
This region includes:
- a CDS encoding CaiB/BaiF CoA transferase family protein — its product is METRPLDGLLVLDFSQFLAGPSCALRLADLGAHVIKIERPDGGEAGRHLAIADLFLDGDSVLFHTINRNKLSFAANLKRTEDLERVCALIARADVLIQNFRPGVIERVGLGYEAVAAINPRIVYATGTGYGTTGPRRDLPGQDLLAQARSGLPFLNGDADQPPLPFGLAITDIFAGAHLAQGVLACLVRRGVTGRGGLVEVSLLESALDLQFEVFTAYLNDGGRLPQRSAVNNAHACLGAPYGIYATADGYLALAMGSIPQLGELLGCEAPLAHTDPATWFSARDEIKALIAAHLATQPTAYWLARLEPADYWCAEVLDWDRLTAHPGFAAVQMVQQVTRSNGMTLATTRRPIRIDGAVLTSPVGAPRVGEHNSCRVRLAMSRC
- a CDS encoding type 2 periplasmic-binding domain-containing protein, with the protein product MPVRLRLNYARCGYAANRLRFGGLVTFNGQRLRSTLGGAGLSVSDACRHVATAVAFARFVAESSIQCIYVTSGGQPGYCAAWNDDLANALGDGYFRDTLPTLDAAFLRLRYAGYPWFQDHAAPLVHACLAGERSAERACNGNSTARWLARTRFQSVPGWSLVCAAPGGSWCARD
- a CDS encoding GntR family transcriptional regulator, yielding MSNLHQRTMTEQVMARLRDMILSGELAPGSRLDQNELARRFGVSLVPLREALARLQSRGLVRIVPHRGVFVESLSVEELLDIYQVREALEELAARLAAPRLTVADLATLDRLKIEMEQTATIDDFDAFLDLHREFHFTIYRAAGRRHLVQLIAQLWDLSARYRRFQLYAFPERARASLFEIQAILDACHRRDPDALACMVRYKVHQTVVSLLDVMQREQTVASLVNGKRIEKQQALGSTGEDAGV
- a CDS encoding L-fuconate dehydratase, with product MAITITRAEARDVRFPTSRTLDGSDAMNPDPDYSAAYVILHTNVPGLTGHGLTFTIGRGNELCVAACQVLLPMVVNRSLESITADMGAFWHMITGDSQLRWIGPEKGVIHLATAAVVNAVWDLWAKVEQKPLWKLLSDMSPEELVRCIDFRYISDALTPDEARDILRRQEATRAKREAEMRTHGFPAYTTSAGWIGYSDDKVRRLCREAIDAGFQHIKMKVGRDLDADRRRARLIREIIGPDRKLMADANQVWDVPQAIAWMRDLAEFDLWWIEEPTSPDDILGHAAIARAVAPVGVATGEHVQNRIVFKQLLQMNAINFCQIDACRLGGVNEVLAVILMAAKFGVPVCPHAGGVGLCEYVQHLSIWDYICVSASLENRVIEYVDHLHEHFLDPVVIRNARYMPPQTPGYSIEMKPESLAMYEYPHGAAWSNLG
- a CDS encoding alpha-L-fucosidase, whose product is MMYEPTLESVRAHIVPDWFHDAKLGIFIHWGLYSVPGWAPTTGPLHDVVAKEGWKEWFRRNPYAEWYMNSLRIPGSPTVDYHAQHFGADFPYERFAETFNRETAAWDPAVWADLFKRAGAQYVVLTTKHHDGFLLWPSARPNPFRAGYHATRDLVGDLTSAVRAAGLRMGLYYSGGLDWTFNDRVIADIVDLFMGVPQQLEYVEYANAHWKELIDRYQPSILWNDIGYPAAANLVELFSFYYNTIPEGVINDRFTQASIGDGPPDPAAIMQALAQGMLPTPPHFDFRTPEYAVFPDIKAEKWESCRGLGYSFGYNRNETVDDMLSPVKLIRSFVDIVSKNGNLLINVGPMGDGTIPPEQAERLEALGAWLSVNGEAIYGTRPWTRAEGVTDSGIGMRFTRKGDDLYAILLDTPQQPNVTLLDVTVSPGSRVILTGYGEIAAAQHDHGLTITLPASLADAPAHAIRIVGGASAASGGGR
- a CDS encoding OsmC family protein, translating into MAHIELTWIHDQTFLGVDSTNHSIVLSPGGGVGVKPSETMLIALASCSAVDLVEILKKQRATLHRLAITVDGEQDADPPWRYRWLHLRYQVTATGATLEKVQRAVDLALNRYCSVRSSLHPEIEVTFEVDLNTPDREAGE